A window from Purpureocillium takamizusanense chromosome 3, complete sequence encodes these proteins:
- a CDS encoding Urea carboxylase (COG:E~COG:I~EggNog:ENOG503NVGW), with the protein MAKETGWRLLIANRGEIANRILQTSKRLGYYSISIYTPHDVSSPHVTGADLALPVSSYTSIDEIVSLVRQHRVRFVIPGYGFLSENEQFATAVEDAGAAFVGPEPRHIATFGIKDRARDLAASVGVPTCPGSGILESADDAALAAASIGYPVMLKATAGGGGMGLLICHDEEQLRSSFTSVVSRGKALFSNPGVFLERYYPVSRHIEIQIFGDGRGDCVALGERECSIQRRHQKVIEESPSPFVESRPHLRKRLLEVSQLLGRTISYRSAGTIEYLVDDETAEFFFLEMNTRLQVEHGITELRFGIDLVELMLRQAEAPLDLDELRCMAPSGHAIEARVYAENPLREYMPSPGQLQHVEFACAPSIRIDSWVRTGTNVTLAYDPLVAKMMGHGESRETAIDALLQALQDSKLQGIVTNADFLVKILSSQSFEQGQTTTNFLNTFRYTLRVMEVISPGSYTTIQDMPGRVGIGFGIPESGPMDPLHAQLASCIVGNDRGCELLEATFTGPKVRFHQRAIFALAGATVDPQLDGVAVPMYTRVEASAGSMLDIGTISGGCRTYLAIKGGFPGVPLYLGSKATSPVVEIGGLQGRQLVAGDMLDIADPGVFEPFQLSTSLIPVWDPSVVYCLSGPHDSPDIMTPADVDAIYTSDWTVSHQASRIGVRLHGPQPRWARETGGEGGSHPSNYLDYPYSMGALNWTGDSAVIFPADAPSLGGFITSHVVPRAELFKVGQMKPGDKFRFTPIRMESATDLRKRQAVFIDRVSALVSSGSGDVTPLDLSIPCRDEIARHSTAIIGTYKEATIRQAGDSYILLELLQSLQLDVRCRVQAVTAALNRAAINGVRLTTPIGCSILVEYDCCEIPQRGLVDAVKAVLAAELGSDRPSTKLSSRHIRLPMVFDDKVNKDAIERYMATQRPYATYLPDPVEFIARSNGLASKQDILDKLLSTRILVVGVGFWSGTPIGIPLDPRARLVVPKFNPSRTFSPAGGLGIGGCFFSCDPVDAPGGYVNFGRTLPGWDKFCVNKVFGDRPWLFENFDQLSFYAVDEDEFERIYSRFQAGKFDFDIEHTEFDVDEYARFCASVADEAAVFRARQEAATAIEVEKEKVLWAQWQEEQRFEKDPLPSLDDIDDSLKVQSGMHASIYRMHAKRGCSIKEGEVLAVLEAMKMEVNVVATRAQVGLTIESIVCVQGDLVKPGDTMIVLSRSQDGSEGH; encoded by the exons ATGGCCAAGGAGACCGGCTGGcgcctcctcatcgccaaCCGCGGCGAGATTGCAAACCGCATCCTGCAAACTTCCAAGCGGTTGGGCTACTACTCCATCTCGATATACACGCCCCACGATGTCTCCAGCCCGCACGTCACCGGCGCGGATCTCGCACTCCCCGTCTCATCCTACACCAGCATCGACGAGATCGTGTCCCTGGTACGACAGCACCGCGTTCGCTTCGTGATCCCCGGCTACGGCTTCCTTTCCGAGAACGAGCAGTTCGCGACCGCTGTCGAGGATGCCGGGGCGGCTTTTGTCGGACCCGAGCCGCGGCACATTGCGACCTTTGGTATCAAGGACCGTGCGAGGGACCTGGCTGCGAGCGTCGGTGTTCCGACGTGCCCCGGTTCAGGGATACTGGAGTCAGCGGATGATGCTGCACTGGCTGCCGCGAGCATCGGCTATCCC GTTATGCTCAAGGCaacagccggcggcggtggcatg GGTCTACTAATATGTCACGATGAGGAGCAACTCCGTTCCTCTTTTACCAGCGTTGTGAGTCGAGGCAAGGCGCTCTTCTCTAACCCTGGCGTCTTTTTGGAGCGATACTACCCCGTGTCCCGTCACATCGAAATCCAGATCtttggcgacgggcgcggcgatTGCGTGGCTCTTGGAGAGCGCGAGTGCTCCATCCAGCGGCGACACCAAAAGGTCATCGAGGAGTCTCCCAGCCCCTTTGTTGAGTCGCGGCCGCACCTGCGGaagcgcctcctcgaggtcTCGCAGCTGCTAGGGCGGACCATCAGCTACCGATCTGCGGGGACCATCGAGTAccttgtcgatgatgagACGGCAGAGTTCTTCTTTCTGGAGATGAACACGCGCCTCCAAGTCGAGCATGGCATCACCGAGCTGCGTTTCGGCATagacctcgtcgagctgaTGCTCaggcaggccgaggcgccgctaGATCTGGACGAGTTACGGTGCATGGCTCCCTCTGGACACGCCATCGAGGCGCGCGTGTATGCAGAGAACCCTCTTCGGGAGTACatgcccagcccagggcaACTACAGCACGTCGAGttcgcctgcgcgccgtccatCCGGATCGACAGCTGGGTGCGGACCGGAACGAACGTGACGCTCGCCTACGACCCCTTGGTAGCCAAGATGATGGGGCATGGCGAGAGTCGAGAGACGGCGATagacgcgctgctgcaggccctccAAGACAGCAAGCTGCAGGGCATAGTGACCAACGCCGACTTTCTGGTCAAGATTCTCAGCTCGCAGTCGTTTGAACAGgggcagacgacgacaaacTTTCTCAACACCTTCCGGTATACCCTCCGGGTGATGGAGGTCATCTCCCCAGGAAGCTACACCACGATCCAGGACATGCCTGGTCGAGTTGGCATTGGTTTCGGTATTCCAGAGTCGGGTCCTATGGATCCCTTGCATGCCCAGCTAGCCAGCTGCATTGTCGGCAACGACCGTGGCTgtgagctcctcgaggccacCTTCACCGGACCGAAAGTCAGGTTTCATCAACGAGCCATCTTCGCACTGGCCGGGGCGACGGTCGACCCTCAGCTGGACGGGGTCGCGGTTCCAATGTACACGCGCGTCGAGGCCTCTGCGGGTTCAATGCTGGACATTGGTACAATTTCGGGGGGGTGCCGCACCTATCTTGCTATCAAGGGCGGGTTTCCTGGGGTGCCCTTGTATCTCGGCTCAAAGGCGACAAGCCCCGTCGTTGAGATTGGCGGGCTTCAGGGTCGCCAactcgtcgcgggcgacaTGCTCGACATTGCCGACCCGGGAGTCTTTGAACCCTTTCAGCTTTCTACCTCCCTCATCCCCGTTTGGGACCCGTCAGTGGTCTACTGTCTCTCCGGCCCTCACGACTCCCCAGACATCATGACGCCCGCCGATGTCGACGCCATTTACACGAGCGACTGGACCGTCTCGCACCAAGCTTCGCGCATCGGCGTGCGCCTCCATGGGCCGCAACCTCGATGGGCGAGGGAGACAGGTGGAGAGGGTGGCTCACATCCCAGCAACTACCTCGACTACCCATACTCCATGGGGGCTCTGAACTGGAccggcgactcggccgtcATCTTCCCCGCCGACGCTCCCTCGCTCGGGGGGTTTATCACGTCCCACGTGGTCCCGCGCGCGGAGCTGTTCAAGGTAGGCCAGATGAAACCGGGAGATAAGTTTCGATTCACTCCGATACGCATGGAATCCGCCACGGATCTTCGAAAAAGGCAGGCTGTATTCATAGACAGGGTATCTGCCCTCGTGTCGAGCGGCTCAGGCGACGTTACCCCCCTGGACCTGTCGATCCCGTGCCGCGACGAGATAGCACGCCACTCAACCGCCATCATTGGCACGTACAAGGAGGCCACGATCAGACAGGCCGGAGACTCGTACATATTGTTGGAGCTCCTTCAGTCCCTTCAGCTCGACGTCCGATGCCGAGTCCAGGCCGTGACAGCGGCCCTTAACCGCGCCGCGATCAACGGCGTGCGCCTCACCACACCCATCGGTTGCA GCATCCTGGTCGAGTATGACTGCTGCGAGATACCGCagcgtggcctcgtcgatgccgtcaaggCTGTCCTCGCTGCTGAGCTAGGCTCCgaccgcccgtcgacgaagcTCTCCAGCCGGCACATCCGCCTCCCGATGGTCTTCGATGACAAGGTCAACAAAGACGCCATAGAGCGGTACATGGCCACTCAGCGGCCGTACGCGACATACCTGCCCGACCCGGTCGAGTTCATCGCGCGATCCAACGGGCTGGCGTCCAAGCAGGACATCCTGGACAAGCTCCTCAGCAcgcgcatcctcgtcgtcggcgtcggcttcTGGAGCGGCACACCCATTGGCATCCCGCTCGACCCAcgggcccgtctcgtcgtgcCCAAGTTTAATCCCTCTCGCACGTTTTCTCCTGCCGGTGGTCTCGGCATTGGCGggtgcttcttctcctgcgACCCCGTT GACGCCCCCGGCGGCTACGTCAACTTTGGACGCACACTCCCCGGGTGGGACAAGTTCTGCGTCAACAAGGTGTTTGGGGACCGTCCGTGGCTGTTTGAGAACTTTGACCAGCTCAGCTTctacgccgtcgacgaggacgagtttGAGCGCATTTACAGCCGCTTCCAGGCCGGCAAGTTCGATTTCGACATTGAGCACACCGAGTTCGACGTGGACGAGTATGCGCGCTTCTGCgcgagcgtcgccgacgaggccgcggtTTTTAGGGCCAGACAGGAAGCGGCAACGGCCATAGAGGTTGAGAA GGAGAAAGTCCTGTGGGCACAGTGGCAGGAGGAGCAAAGGTTCGAGAAAGacccgctgccgtcgcttGACGATATAG ATGACTCGCTCAAGGTACAGTCCGGCATGCATGCGAGCATTTACAGGATGCACGCGAAAAGGGGCTGCTCAATCAAAGAAGGGGAGGTGCTTGCCGTTCTGGAAGCCATGAAAATGGAGGTCAACGTTGTGGCCACTCGAGCGCAAGTCGGGTTGACCATCGAGAGCATTGTGTGTGTGCAAGGCGACCTTGTCAAGCCTGGCGACACCATGATTGTCTTGTCGAGGTCTCAAGACGGGTCCGAAGGCCATTAG
- a CDS encoding Amidase (COG:I~COG:J~COG:T~EggNog:ENOG503NTYP), translated as MEVSWQSVAERFQKHRAAAIPPRWVIPPKKLEETQRSTTRPLDLLPRLLSHHELQITSLGAGALAQAIRTGAFSCLQVTEAFCHQAAVAQQLTNCLTEIFFTEAMDRARQLDDLLIANKGKPIGPLHGVPVSIKDHINVKGQHTTSGYVAYAEKSTPKDEDAPLVASLREAGAVLYCKTNNPQCMMVLETVNNIYGRTLNPWNTNLGAGGSSGGEGALLAQHGSPLGVGTDIGGSIRIPAAFNGLYSFKPSAKRVSSGGWELTLTGQESIHAVAGPLGHNVEDLDLFLQVVTDAKPWLREPLLKMPWQSQIAAMQGHKLTVGVMLWDEVVMPHPYITRVIKDVATKLDAAGHEVIPFKPFDHKRAWEEILLPLYFTDGGLDIKQTLFAGNEPIFPAAKRLLDDPIVQRRMVQEVWQFNKARDAYRVAYLRKWAETSKQTASGRPIDVLICPVAGLNGAPHDKMPWWGYAAQWNLLDYPCGVLPAGTVLQSDEYPKGYEPVNDLDRENMDLYDNKVYRDMPVAIQVVGPTHEDEKVLGAMSVINTVVKG; from the exons atggaGGTATCGTGGCAGTCTGTGGCAGAG CGCTTCCAAAAgcaccgcgctgccgccatACCGCCTCGCTGGGTGATCCCgcccaagaagctcgaggagacgCAGCGCTCAACCACCAGGCCGCTCGACCTTCTCCCACGCCTGCTCTCCCACCATGAGCTGCAAATCACCTCTctgggggcgggcgccctCGCGCAAGCCATACGCACCGGCGCCTTTTCCTGCCTGCAGGTCACCGAGGCCTTTTGTCaccaggccgccgtcgcccagcagctgACCAACTGTCTCACCGAGATCTTCTTCACCGAGGCCATGGATCGCGCGCGCCAGCTTGACGACCTGCTCATCGCCAACAAGGGAAAGCCCATCGGGCCGCTTCACGGCGTGCCCGTCTCCATCAAGGATCACATCAATGTCAAAGGCCAGCACACCACGTCGGGGTACGTCGCCTATGCGGAGAAGAGCACccccaaggacgaggacgcgccgctcgtcgcgtcgctgcgggaggccggcgccgttcTCTACTGCAAGACAAACAACCCGCAGTGCATGATGGTCCTCGAGACGGTCAACAACATCTACGGCCGCACGCTGAACCCCTGGAACACCAAtcttggcgccggcggctccagcggtggcgagggcgcttTGCTGGCCCAGCACGGGTCGCCTTTGGGCGTCGGAACGGACATTGGCGGCTCCATCCGCATCCCGGCCGCGTTCAATGGTCTCTACAGCTTTAAGCCGTCGGCCAAGCGcgtctcctcgggcggctgggAGTTGACGCTCACCGGACAGGAGTCCATCCACGCGGTCGCCGGCCCTCTCGGACACAACGTCGAAGACCTCGATCTCTTCCTGCAGGTCGTCACGGATGCCAAGCCGTGGTTGAGGGAGCCGCTTCTCAAGATGCCCTGGCAGTCGCAGATTGCGGCTATGCAAGGACACAAGCTAACGGTCGGTGTCATGCTGTGGGACGAAGTCGTGATGCCGCACCCCTACATCACGAGAGTCATCAAGGATGTGGCCACAAAGCTGGATGCAGCTGGGCATGAAG TGATCCCTTTTAAGCCGTTTGACCACAAGCGCGCCTGGGAGGAAATCCTGCTGCCCCTCTATTTCACGGACGGCGGCTTGGATATCAAGCAGACGCTTTTTGCAGGCAACGAGCCCATCTTCCCCGCGGCAAAGCGGCTGCTGGACGACCCCATCGTGCAGCGGCGCATGGTCCAGGAGGTTTGGCAG TTCAACAAAGCTCGGGATGCTTACCGGGTGGCGTACCTCCGCAAGTGGGCCGAAACATCCAAGCAGACGGCATCGGGCAGGCCCATTGACGTGCTCATCTGCCCCGTGGCCGGCCTGAACGGCGCGCCGCACGACAAGATGCCGTGGTGGGGATACGCCGCGCAGTGGAACCTCCTCGACTATCCATGCggcgtgctgcccgccggcaCCGTGCTACAGAGTGATGAGTATCCCAAGGGATACGAGCCCGTCAATGATCTGGACAGGGAGAATATGGATCTTT ATGACAACAAGGTGTACCGTGATATGCCCGTTGCAATTCAGGTTGTTGGGCCGACACACGAGGACGAAAAGGTTCTTGGCGCAATGAGCGTCATTAACACGGTCGTGAAGGGGTAG
- a CDS encoding uncharacterized protein (COG:S~EggNog:ENOG503P0ZU), whose product MADTAALKWASKPVEIHCDMGEAFGNWTMGDDEAIMPHITSCSIACGFHAGDPLVMYKTVRAARRHGVRVGAHPSFLDLQGFGRREMKMDPLECEKMVIYQIGALKAFLDIEGIPLSHVSPHGALYGVMCKDKSICEAVCRAARHFTTPDGTPVPMIGASGTFMESVCAEMGIPFVQEIIADLEYDESGDCIISRTHEAVDLSALRLRLRGVLRTGTIESKEKKEMVDLKLGAAPLSLCIHSDTPGATGVAATTRQAVDDFNKECFPGS is encoded by the exons ATGGCCGACACAGCAGCGCTCAAGTGGGCGTCCAAACCCGTGGAGATTCACTGCGACATGGGCGAGGCGTTTGGCAACTGGACAATG GGAGACGACGAAGCCATCATGCCGCACATCACATCCTGCTCCATCGCCTGCGGCTTCCACGCTGGCGACCCCTTGGTCATGTACAAGACGgtccgggcggcgcggcgccacggtGTGCGCGTCGGTGCGCATCCCTCGTTCCTGGACCTGCAGGGCTTCGGGCGCCGCGAGATGAAGATGGATCCGCTCGAGTGCGAGAAGATGGTCATTTACCAAATCGGTGCCCTCAAAGCATTTCTCGATATCGAGGGCATTCCACTGTCCCACGTCAGT CCGCACGGCGCGCTTTATGGCGTCATGTGCAAGGACAAGTCAATCTGCGAGGCCGTCTGCCGGGCCGCGCGACACTTCACCACTCCGGACGGCACCCCGGTGCCCATGATTGGCGCCTCGGGCACGTTCATGGAGTCGGTGTGCGCCGAGATGGGCATCCCGTTCGTGCAGGAGATTATTGCGGATCTCGAGTACGACGAGAGCGGCGACTGTATAATATCGAGGACGCACGAGGCAGTCGACCTGTCGGCACTACGGCTACGGCTCCGGGGAGTACTACGGACGGGCACGATTGAGagcaaggagaagaaggagatggTGGATCTCAAATTAGGCGCCGCACCGCTGAGTCTGTGCATCCACAGCGACACGCCTGGGGCAACGGGGGTGGCGGCCACAACGCGGCAGGCAGTGGATGACTTCAACAAGGAGTGTTTCCCAGGATCTTGA
- the VAS1_2 gene encoding Valine--tRNA ligase (COG:J~EggNog:ENOG503NXM3) has product MATNSARGNPIGASEGLAENTSKPSLPADTIPTETKRDVVNAPRSSTSATHVPGPDGDVPTEDLPPKRSVRMEQQLGTDRDQIQKAAELGSK; this is encoded by the exons ATGGCGACCAACAGCGCGCGGGGAAATCCCA TCGGCGCCagcgagggcctcgcggaGAACACAAGCAAGCCCTCGCTGCCTGCCGACACGATACCGACCGAGACGAAGCGCGATGTCGTGAACGCCCCGCGGTCTAGCACCTCAGCCACGCATGTGCCCGGGCCTGACGGCGACGTGCCGACCGAAGACTTGCCCCCGAAACGGTCGGTGAGGATGGAACAACAAC TGGGGACGGATCGCGATCAAATCCAAAAAGCCGCCGAGCTTGGGTCCAAGTAG
- a CDS encoding uncharacterized protein (EggNog:ENOG503P5TK) yields the protein MTLHARPATEADLAQIADIAAAAFHPDTDAISRHLFPPHLRPQGALGDEEDPARSWRLIRKGMKLRAENTVLMVAVDDALGGKVVGFSLWDTPTDGDEPRSAVSSQAPSPALDEAAFAEMHHALDQDVQKHFGQGGIKDVFHLDYIGVDPQQQRRGIGRMLLDWGLKRAEQQQRSIYLIATPAGRPLYQAAGFEELGQLNIFDAPHYSMIRRFGHQ from the exons ATGACACTGCACGCTCGCCCCGCCACAGAGGCTGATTTGGCCCAAAtcgccgacatcgccgccgccgcgttccACCCTGACACGGACGCCATCTCACGACACCTCTTCCCGCCTCATCTGCGACCGCAAGGTGCGTtgggagacgaggaggacccggcgaggagctggcgccTCATACGCAAGGGCATGAAGCTGCGCGCGGAAAACACCGTCCTGAtggtcgccgtggacgacgcgctgggcggcaaggTTGTCGGGTTCTCCCTGTGGGACACGcccaccgacggcgacgagcctcGCAGCGCCGTGTCGTCCCAGGCGCCGTCTCCCGCGCTCGATGAGGCGGCATTCGCGGAGATGCACCATGCACTTGACCAAGATGTGCAGAAGCATTttggccagggcggcatCAAGGACGTGTTTC ATCTCGACTACATTGGCGTCGatccgcagcagcagcgacgagggaTTGGGAGGATGCTACTTGACTGGGGATTGAAGAgggcggagcagcagcagcggagcATCTATCTCATCGCTacgccggcgggccggccgctGTACCAGGCCGCTGGGTTCGAGGAGCTGGGGCAGCTGAATATTTTCGACGCTCCTCATTACTCCATGATCAGGCGGTTTGGTCACCAATAG
- a CDS encoding uncharacterized protein (COG:S~EggNog:ENOG503P830) has product MTLHARPATEADLAQIADIAAAAFHPDTDAISRHLFPPHLRPQGALGDEEDPARSWRLIRKGMKLRAENTVLMVAVDDALGGKVVGFSLWDTPTDGDEPRSAVSSQAPSPALDEAAFAEMHHALDQDVQKHFGQGGIKDVFRESCPARVINMKV; this is encoded by the coding sequence ATGACACTGCACGCTCGCCCCGCCACAGAGGCTGATTTGGCCCAAAtcgccgacatcgccgccgccgcgttccACCCTGACACGGACGCCATCTCACGACACCTCTTCCCGCCTCATCTGCGACCGCAAGGTGCGTtgggagacgaggaggacccggcgaggagctggcgccTCATACGCAAGGGCATGAAGCTGCGCGCGGAAAACACCGTCCTGAtggtcgccgtggacgacgcgctgggcggcaaggTTGTCGGGTTCTCCCTGTGGGACACGcccaccgacggcgacgagcctcGCAGCGCCGTGTCGTCCCAGGCGCCGTCTCCCGCGCTCGATGAGGCGGCATTCGCGGAGATGCACCATGCACTTGACCAAGATGTGCAGAAGCATTttggccagggcggcatCAAGGACGTGTTTCGTGAGTCGTGCCCCGCCCGGGTCATCAACATGAAGGTATAG
- a CDS encoding uncharacterized protein (EggNog:ENOG503NVA1~COG:S~TransMembrane:11 (i58-80o100-119i126-149o155-176i188-206o226-245i280-297o317-335i347-366o397-418i461-482o)): MADEKGPVGATDPAPAEAHYEPRGSTPVDELHVHEDGRVDLPRGWKYKRIRFFGKETWYASPMVQLGLVSFVCFMCPGMFNALGGLGGGGKTDATLADNMNTALYSAFAVFGFFGGTFINKLGVKWTLAFGGVGYCLYAISLLVSVHASVSGFNLFAGVFLGICAGLLWTAQGTIMISYPNEEQKGRYFAWFWGIFNCGAVLGSLIPLGENINAKGNVTVTDGTYIGFIVLMFCGAVLALMLCNASDIIRPDGTRVILMKQPTWQTELVGLWETLRFEPFVVLLFPMFFVSNWFYVYQQNAVNGAWFSTRTKALNGLLYWLAQIVAAAIWGYLLDVQNVSRSLRAKVTWIVLLVLTFAIWGGGYAFEKGYTRESVDPKLNPDFEPMDWTTPGYVGPMFLYIFYGFYDAAWQASVYWFMGALSNSGRRSANYVGFYKGIQSVGAAVVNNLDARKLSFKAEFISNWALLGSSLVVAAPVIFLKIRDHVDVEDDLKGTDETVADVLPQGHPEKAIA; this comes from the exons ATGGCTGACGAAAAGGGCCCCGTGGGCGCGACAgacccggcgccggccgaggcgcactATGAGCCTCGCGGGTcgacgcccgtcgacgagctccatGTCCACGAGGATGGACGGGTAGACCTTCCGCGCGGCTGGAAGTACAAGCGTATCCGCTTCTTCGGCAAGGAGACGTGGTACGCCTCGCCCATGGTCCAGCTGGGCTTGGTGTCTTTTGTGTGCTTCATGTGCCCGGGCATGTTCAACGCACTGGGTGGTCTGGGAGGTGGTGGCAAGACCGACGCTACCCTTGCCGACAACATG AACACGGCTCTGTACAGCGCCTTTGCCGTCTTCGGTTTCTTTGGCGGCACCTTCATCAACAAGCTTGGCGTCAAGTGGACTCTTGCTTTTGGCGGTGTCGGCTACTGCCTCTATGCCATCAGCCTGCTCGTCTCCGTCCACGCCAGCGTGAGTGGCTTCAACCTCTTCGCCGGTGTCTTCCTGGGTATCTGTGCCGGTCTGCTATGGACGGCGCAGGGCACCATCATGATCTCGTACCCCAATGAGGAGCAAAAGGGCCGCTACTTTGCCTGGTTCTGGGGCATCTTCAACTGCGGTGCCGTGCTCGGCAGCTTG ATCCCCCTCGGTGAGAACATAAACGCCAAGGGTaacgtcaccgtcaccgacggCACTTACATTGGCTTCATCGTGCTCATGTtctgcggcgccgtccttgccctcATGCTCTGCAACGCCAGCGATATCATCCGCCCCGACGGCACGCGCGTCATTCTCATGAAGCAGCCTACCTGGCAGACCGAGCTGGTGGGTCTGTGGGAGACGCTGCGCTTCGAGCCCTTtgtcgtcctcctcttccctATGTTCTTCGTTTCCAACTGGTTCTACGTCTATCAGCAAaacgccgtcaacggcgccTGGTTCTCCACGCGCACCAAAGCTCTCAACGGCCTGCTCTACTGGCTCGCCcagatcgtcgccgccgctatCTGGGGCTACCTCCTCGACGTGCAAAACGTCAGCCGCTCTCTCCGCGCCAAGGTCACCTGGATCGTCCTTCTCGTCCTCACCTTTGCCatttggggcggcggctatGCCTTTGAGAAGGGCTACACCCGCGAGAGTGTCGACCCCAAGCTCAACCCGGACTTTGAGCCCATGGACTGGACGACCCCTGGCTACGTTGGACCTATGTTCCTCTACATCTTCTATGGCTTCTACGATGCCGCCTGGCAGGCCAGCGTTTACTG GTTCATGGGCGCCCTTTCCAATTCCGGTCGTCGTTCCGCCAACTACGTCGGTTTCTACAAGGGTATTCAGAGTGTCGGTGCCGCTGTGGTGAACAATCTGGACGCTCGCAAGCTGTCCTTCAAGGCCGAGTTCATCAGCAACTGGGCCCTGCTGGGATCGTCGCTCGTGGTCGCGGCGCCCGTCATCTTCCTCAAGATCCGCgaccacgtcgacgtcgaggacgatCTCAAGGGTACCGATGAGACTGTGGCGGATGTGCTGCCACAGGGCCACCCTGAGAAGGCGATTGCTTGA
- a CDS encoding uncharacterized protein (EggNog:ENOG503P4F1~TransMembrane:3 (o6-26i38-61o73-92i)), whose amino-acid sequence MLSARLAFYVMASHLGSAAADALLYLRHASIHSSNVYAVVWLTSVTLPRPLAVAVFLGQSVNQYCVTTVVPSLASYGFGVLKLQLLAAMPWVRDVARAEAAPLVDNNVEDAVIISTDELTSEISNV is encoded by the coding sequence ATGCTCAGCGCCAGGTTGGCGTTCTACGTGATGGCCTCGCACTTGggatccgccgccgccgacgcgtTATTGTACTTGAGGCACGCCTCCATACACTCCTCGAACGTGTACGCCGTCGTGTGGCTCACATCTGTCACGTTGCCGCGCCCGTTAGCCGTCGCCGTGTTCTTAGGCCAGTCGGTGAATCAGTACTGCGTGACGACGGTCGTGCCGTCCCTGGCATCATATGGTTTTGGCGTCTTGAAGTTGCAGCTGTTGGCTGCGATGCCATGGGTGCGGGACGTCGCcagggccgaggcggctCCGCTCGTCGACAATAACGTAGAGGACGCCGTTATTATCAGCACGGACGAACTCACCAGCGAAATATCCAACGTTTAA